One Amaranthus tricolor cultivar Red isolate AtriRed21 chromosome 1, ASM2621246v1, whole genome shotgun sequence DNA window includes the following coding sequences:
- the LOC130819273 gene encoding leucine-rich repeat protein 1-like, with product MVVSSLRLFVLVVLSLGLVNWVSANSEGDALYALRKSLKDPDNVLESWDPNLVCPCTWFHITCNADNHVTRVDLGNSNLSGHLVPELGKLEYLQYLELYKNNIDGSIPAELGNLKSLISLDLYNNNISGNIPSQLGNLKSLVFLRLNKNKLTGYIPRELTKISTLKVLDVSNNNLCGTIPTSGPFEHIPLENFENNPRLEGPELLGLASYDTNCV from the exons ATGGTTGTCTCTTCTTTGAGATTGTTCGTGTTGGTAGTTTTATCTTTGGGTTTGGTGAATTGGGTATCCGCTAATTCAGAAGGAGATGCACTTTATGCTTTGAGGAAGAGCTTAAAAGATCCGGATAATGTACTCGAAAGCTGGGATCCGAATCTTGTTTGCCCTTGTACTTGGTTTCACATCACTTGCAACGCTGATAATCATGTTACTAGAGT AGATCTTGGGAATTCGAACCTTTCAGGACACTTGGTCCCTGAACTTGGCAAGCTTGAATATCTCCAGTATTT GGAATTGTACAAGAACAATATTGATGGAAGCATCCCGGCTGAGCTTGGAAATCTCAAGAGCTTAATCAGCTTGGATTtatacaacaacaatatttcaGGAAACATTCCTTCACAATTGGGAAATTTGAAATCCCTAGTCTTCTT GCGACTCAACAAAAACAAATTGACCGGTTATATCCCGAGGGAGCTTACTAAGATTTCCACCTTGAAAGTTTT aGATGTTTCTAACAACAATTTATGTGGAACAATTCCGACATCAGGCCCTTTTGAGCACATTCCTCTAGAAAA CTTCGAGAATAACCCGCGCTTAGAAGGTCCGGAATTGCTCGGACTTGCTAGTTACGACACAAACTGTGTCTGA